In the Hippoglossus stenolepis isolate QCI-W04-F060 chromosome 14, HSTE1.2, whole genome shotgun sequence genome, one interval contains:
- the znf648 gene encoding zinc finger protein 648, which translates to MQMISCPTLKVSMAENASARMAVEKGEKRTYHKRHCGINFHPDGQIVNNTHNMKSDPSLGGTSVNSESTDTGILYLNPQTPNWSLAEKFAELSPGDKTGICDDQDHSTEALSQCTKYLDINKINGLGDVHLDATQNNCSKYVRSNQVQKRRASKLKELNVEEYSPGGGGNKTKKRNVNSPSLKKLLKKHDNDKIPRLLVAMKKRGEVDAEHRPFKCSHCHWAFKKLCNLQSHLQTHTGLKPHVCDICGKAYSHQGTLQQHKRLHTGERPYHCPFCVKTYIWSSDYRKHIRTHTGEKPYVCDTCGKDFIRSSDLRKHERNMHTNNKPFQCTHCDKTFNKPLSLNRHERKHLGERPFSCPDCGKAFALPSRMAEHRKTHAGVRPFVCSVCSKCFTKSSNLTEHEAIHSGARPYKCTECGVAFAMASRLVRHQYVHNKEKPLSCTGCSKNFCHLETLKLHQEQTCAGRIYVCVDCDKSFQCAAKLAQHMLSHRDKSV; encoded by the coding sequence ATGCAGATGATTTCATGCCCCACTTTAAAAGTGTCCATGGCTGAAAACGCGTCTGCCAGGATGGCTGttgaaaagggggaaaaaaggacatATCATAAAAGACACTGTGGCATAAATTTTCACCCAGATGGACAGATTGTCAATAACACTCATAACATGAAGAGTGACCCTTCACTTGGAGGTACAAGTGTGAACTCAGAGAGCACTGACACTGGGATCCTGTATCTGAACCCTCAGACACCAAACTGGTCACTTGCTGAGAAGTTTGCGGAGCTTTCTCCAGGAGACAAAACTGGAATCTGTGATGACCAAGACCACAGCACTGAAGCATTGTCGCAGTGCACTAAATATCTcgacataaataaaataaatgggcTTGGTGACGTGCATTTGGATGCTACGCAAAACAATTGCTCGAAATACGTCAGGAGCAACCAAGTGCAAAAACGGAGAGCCTCCAAGCTTAAAGAGCTGAATGTTGAGGAGTATTCTCCGGGTGGAGGAGGGAATAAGACCAAAAAGAGGAATGTGAATAGTCCTTCTCTTAAGAAATTACTTAAAAAGCATGACAATGACAAGATCCCTCGACTTTTGGTAGCTATGAAAAAACGTGGCGAAGTCGACGCAGAGCACCGTCCCTTCAAATGTTCACACTGCCACTGGGCCTTCAAGAAGCTATGCAACCTGCAGAGccacttacaaacacacactggcctCAAGCCACATGTGTGTGATATATGTGGCAAGGCCTATTCCCATCAGGGCACGCTGCAGCAGCACAAGCGGCTGCACACGGGTGAAAGACCATATCACTGCCCCTTCTGTGTCAAGACCTACATTTGGTCCTCAGATTACCGCAAGCATATCCGAACACACACCGGTGAGAAGCCCTACGTCTGTGACACTTGTGGCAAGGATTTTATTCGCTCGTCTGACCTGCGCAAGCATGAGCGGAACATGCACACCAACAACAAGCCCTTCCAGTGTACGCACTGTGACAAGACCTTCAATAAACCCCTCTCTCTGAACCGTCATGAGCGCAAGCACCTGGGCGAAAGGCCTTTCTCCTGCCCTGACTGCGGGAAGGCCTTTGCCCTGCCCAGCCGCATGGCCGAGCACCGCAAGACCCACGCAGGAGTTCGTCCGTTTGTGTGCTCCGTTTGCTCCAAGTGCTTCACAAAGTCCTCCAATCTGACCGAGCACGAGGCCATCCACAGTGGCGCGCGGCCCTATAAGTGCACAGAGTGCGGTGTTGCGTTTGCCATGGCCTCCCGCCTCGTCCGTCACCAGTACGTGCACAATAAAGAGAAACCCCTCAGCTGCACGGGCTGCAGCAAGAACTTCTGCCACCTTGAGACACTGAAGCTTCACCAGGAGCAAACGTGTGCTGGGAGAATCTATGTCTGTGTGGACTGTGACAAATCTTTCCAGTGTGCTGCAAAGCTCGCACAGCATATGCTGAGCCACAGGGACAAGAGTGTGTGA